Proteins co-encoded in one Desulfitobacterium hafniense DCB-2 genomic window:
- a CDS encoding N-acetylmuramoyl-L-alanine amidase, producing the protein MPQIEWVGTPNFRYGRNGLQPLAIVNHITAGYYPGCLDWMQRSGSQASAHYLVLRNGRILQLVKDENTAWHAGIVNKPDWSLYDGTNPNYYTIGIEHEGMPGDELTEAQYQATLWLHKQLITKYPAITIDSRHIIGHYRIDSINRPNCPGAKFPWAELFADLKGEHDVDHLVIYADGDVGAALLLSFKLKCPMVHKAFAENIQAKHKHWVGVQGTNGNRNYYYAGSDRIETAKLGL; encoded by the coding sequence ATGCCGCAAATAGAATGGGTAGGTACCCCCAACTTTAGGTATGGCCGCAACGGTCTCCAGCCCTTGGCCATTGTCAATCATATCACCGCCGGCTATTATCCGGGCTGTTTAGACTGGATGCAGCGTTCTGGCTCCCAGGCAAGTGCACATTATTTGGTTTTGAGAAACGGCCGCATACTGCAGCTGGTCAAAGATGAAAACACAGCCTGGCATGCAGGCATAGTGAACAAACCCGATTGGAGCCTGTATGATGGAACAAATCCCAACTACTATACCATCGGCATTGAACACGAAGGAATGCCTGGAGATGAGCTGACAGAAGCTCAGTATCAGGCCACCCTATGGCTCCACAAGCAGCTCATCACCAAGTACCCAGCGATCACCATTGATAGCCGGCATATCATTGGCCACTATAGAATTGACAGTATCAACAGACCAAACTGCCCAGGGGCTAAGTTTCCCTGGGCAGAGTTATTTGCTGATTTGAAAGGAGAGCATGACGTGGATCACCTCGTAATCTATGCCGATGGAGATGTCGGAGCTGCGCTTTTGCTCAGCTTTAAGCTGAAATGCCCGATGGTCCATAAAGCCTTTGCAGAGAATATCCAGGCCAAGCATAAGCACTGGGTTGGAGTGCAGGGAACAAACGGCAACAGAAATTACTACTATGCCGGAAGTGACCGGATAGAGACTGCGAAATTAGGATTGTAA